From the genome of Pectobacterium atrosepticum:
TTACCCCGGCCCGTTTATTGTCGAGGAAGAGTGGCAAGACGACATCGGACTCGTACATACAGGGAAAATGGTACAGTCCGGGCAAAGTTGGGATCAGGGACCGATTGTCCTCAATTGGCAGGAAGTGCAGGACTCCTTCGACCTCTCCGGTTTCAACCTCATCATTCATGAAGTTGCCCACAAGCTGGATATTCGCAGCAGCGGTGAAGCAACGGGCGTTCCCCTGATTCCACTGCGCGATATTGCTGTCTGGGAGCAGCATCTTCACAGCGCAATGGATGCCTTACAGGAAGAAATCGATCTAGTGGGAGAAGATGCCGCCAGCATGGATCCCTACGCCGTCCACGATCCAGCAGAGTGCTTTGCGGTGCTGTCGGAATATTTCTTCAGCGCCCCCGAACTTCTCGAAGAGCGCTTCCCCGACCTGTACCGCTGCTTTCAAAAATTCTATCGACAAGATCCACTCGCCCGACTAAAAAGCTGGCAAAACAACATCAACTACCGCGCACCATCCATTTATTAACTCATAAAAAAACAATAAATTGTACATAGCCTAAACAGTCAGACGAGAAAGCTGATTTTGCCGTTGACAGTACCGCAGGTGCCGGATATCATCCGCCCCGTTCACACGATTCCTCTGTAGTTCAGTCGGTAGAACGGCGGACTGTTAATCCGTATGTCACTGGTTCGAGTCCAGTCAGAGGAGCCAAATTCTTGTTTTCATGCCTCTTTACGAATCCCTATGTGATTCAGATTCAATAAGTTAGCGTGAAAAGTCTTCCCGATGCATTTTTAGTTTACCCTCCGTATCGGGAGAATTTGGTGGTCAGATTTGGGGTCAGGTTAGTTCGATAACGGAGTGCCCCCCAAATGCCCCTTAACGACCGGGAATTTTGACCCGCATTGAGGGCTACCAGCAAGGACGATAATTAACTCGCTTGGCAAGCATCACTCACCCTGCACCTGTTCATCCGTTCAAGCGAACTGTTCGGGATAGGGTTTGGTCGCCCAAGACTAAATCTACACTCTGATTCATTGACAGAAGCGAACGATTCATCCGCCCCTACGCATGAACCTTCCTGCTTTTGAGGAGTATCCGATCGAAAAAGGGATCATTGGAATATCCTGCAATTCGATTTTGATTTTGAGGTGGTGCTTGACACTGAAGGCGAACAGCTCGGGCCTATGGAGGAACCGTCCCATCACAGAACATCAAGCCGCTATGTTCGATACCGAAGGGTTTCGACAAGCAAAGAGAACGCGGAAGAGTGGTGCCTGCGGTTAGGGTAGTAGAGATGGTAGCCAGGCATGTCCGGTGTAAACTGACTGAGAACCTGAATAAGGCTTCCGTTGTCAACAAATCTCTGAATTTGGTCCAGATGGATACATGCCAGGCCATGTCCATCAAGTACCGCGTCGACCAAAAGGTCAACCGTATTCACGACCAGTTGTCCCTGGCCGCGAACTGTTATTTCTCGTCCGCCACTCATTAGGCGCCATCCAATTAACGTGCCGGATGTTGGCAGGCGGAAGTTGATGATGCTATGGTCGATCAGCTCTGCGGGCGTTGTCGGCGCGGGGCGTCTTGCCAGATAGGATGGGCTGGCAACGATAGCCATCGGGATGTCGGGACCAATCCGCATCGCAATCATATCCTTGTCGATCTCTCCGCCCAAGCGGATGCCAGCATCAAATTGATTGGCAACGACGTCTACCAGCGCATGATCAACGCTGACCTCAATATGGATATCAGGATTGTCTGCCAGTAACCGTTTCATAGCCGGCATGAGTATGGTCTTTGCCGCATGCTCCACCGTCGTGATCCGGAGCGTTCCAGAAGGCCGGGCGCGCAGTTCACCGAGGGAGCCGATCACCGTGTCGAGGTCATGCAGCATTGGTCCAAGCTTCGCAAGCAGGCGCTCTCCAGCCTCTGTAGGCGCGACACTGCGTGTCGTGCGCGCGAGCAACCGAAGACCCAAGCGTTCCTCGACACGGCGGACGATCTGACTAAGGGCTGACTGTGCCATCCCCAGACGGAGGGCAGCCTTCGTGAAGCTGCGTTCCTCAGCAACCACCACGAAGGCGGTCAGATCGGCAATCTCGTCGCGACGCAAGGCTTTCTCTCCTCACCATTAATCACTGAAATGATAAGGCTAAGTGTTTTTATACATCTAGTCCACCTAATCGATAACTCTTATCTTAGTCGGCGACACCGTGGCTCGGTCCTACCGGATCAAAATTGTGCCGCACCCATTCCAAGGAAAATTTCATGCCCCATTCAGACCTCCTTTTCGACCATTTTCGATTTGAAAATGGCATGACACTTCGAAATCGCGTGGTAATGACGCCGATGACAACCTGGTCCGCCAATCCAGACGGAACTATCTCCGACCAAGAGGCCGCTTACGTTCAGGCGCGCGCCAAGGATGTAGGCATGGTCATCACTGGGTGTACGCACGTCACACCGGAAGGGATCGGCTTCACGGACGAGTTCGCCGCCTATGACGATCGCTTCATCCCCAGTCTGCGCAAGCTGGCGCAAGCCGCAAAGAGTGGCGGCGCTTCTGCCATCCTGCAGATTTTTCATGCGGGTAGCAAGGCGGTGCCAGAACTCGTACCGAACGGTCGGGTCGTTGGACCCAGCACGATGGAAGTACCCGCCGGTCTGTTCAACAACGGTGGGAACACTGCCACTGCTCTGAGACACAGCGAGATTGAGAGCATCATCAAAGCATTCGGTGACGCGACGCGACGCGCGATCGAAGCTGGCTTCGACGGCGTTGAGTTGCATGGCGCACACGGGTTCCTCCTTCAGGACTTTTTCTCGCCATTGGCAAATAATCGCGATGACGAATGGGGCGGCTCTCTGGACAAAAGACTTCGCTTCCCGTTGTCTGTTGTGCAGACCGTCAGGCAGGTCATCAGTGCACACACTGATCGGCCCTTTCTCTTGGGATACCGGATCTCGCCTGAAGAACAGGCGGACGGCGGGTTGCGGATCGCTGATACGAAGATACTGCTCGACAGGCTGATCGATACGGGTGTTGATTATATCCATGCGTCTCTACACGACGTGCTCAATGGAAAGCCGATTGTGGATGACGGCGGCAAAACGACGGCACGATTGCTCATTGAGCATGTGGCCGACCGTGTTCCATTGATCGCGGCAGGCGGGTTCAAGACGCCGACGCAGGCACAAGCGGCATTAGACGCAGGTCTCTCATTAGCCGCGATCGGTCAGGCCCTGATCATGAATCCGAATTGGGTTGCGCTGGCCAAGGCAGGTCGCGAGGAGGAAATCGTGAACGTCCTCAACCCCGCATCAGTGCAGGATCTGAACATTCCGGAAAAGCTTTGGACTGTCATCCAGCAGGCAAAGGGCTGGTTCCCGTTGGTTGAGACCGAGCAGGCTGTCGAGTGACATTCTCCAACGGTCATGAAGGATATAACCATTACTGCTACCGGTGTTTAATTCACATTGAACAAGCAAATGAAAGACAAAGTCCAGGCAGGGTGAAATTTTTATTTCAGTGAGAATTAAAACCTGAACAATGTTGTCGCAGAGGGGTAATACGGGCAGTATGGATGCTACCTGACACAATAATAAATAAGGGACGTTAATGTTCCGAAAATCGACTCTGGTGACTTTACCTCTGCTGATAGCGTCGGTATTCCTGCTAACAGGGTGCCCACCACCACCGGATATAACGCAGTGGCAACGCCCTAATACGGATATCGGCGGCGTGCGCGTCGCGATGGGTAAATGCGGCGTGCAACTCCCCGGCCCTGACATCCCCAAAACGGATAATGAGTCAGTTCTGTATTACCAATGCATGGAGAGTATGGGGTTTACCCGTAAAGACGGATTCAAAATTTGCAGCCTTCGTGTCTACCATGACACCCCATCCTGCCTCCAGCAAGAGCAGGGGTATCCTTTGAGCCAGCGCCAGCTAGAGGCGCTGCCTTTTGTCGCAGACAGAGGGTTTATTCCGATTAAGCCGGATTCCGGCGTGAGCACGTTTTCGTTGATTAGCTGGCGTAAAGCGGGGGCCTCGCTGCATTTTTCTCATCAAGTTGAAAACGACAAACAAGCACTGGCGGTGATGTATCAA
Proteins encoded in this window:
- a CDS encoding NADH-dependent flavin oxidoreductase — its product is MPHSDLLFDHFRFENGMTLRNRVVMTPMTTWSANPDGTISDQEAAYVQARAKDVGMVITGCTHVTPEGIGFTDEFAAYDDRFIPSLRKLAQAAKSGGASAILQIFHAGSKAVPELVPNGRVVGPSTMEVPAGLFNNGGNTATALRHSEIESIIKAFGDATRRAIEAGFDGVELHGAHGFLLQDFFSPLANNRDDEWGGSLDKRLRFPLSVVQTVRQVISAHTDRPFLLGYRISPEEQADGGLRIADTKILLDRLIDTGVDYIHASLHDVLNGKPIVDDGGKTTARLLIEHVADRVPLIAAGGFKTPTQAQAALDAGLSLAAIGQALIMNPNWVALAKAGREEEIVNVLNPASVQDLNIPEKLWTVIQQAKGWFPLVETEQAVE
- a CDS encoding LysR family transcriptional regulator — encoded protein: MRRDEIADLTAFVVVAEERSFTKAALRLGMAQSALSQIVRRVEERLGLRLLARTTRSVAPTEAGERLLAKLGPMLHDLDTVIGSLGELRARPSGTLRITTVEHAAKTILMPAMKRLLADNPDIHIEVSVDHALVDVVANQFDAGIRLGGEIDKDMIAMRIGPDIPMAIVASPSYLARRPAPTTPAELIDHSIINFRLPTSGTLIGWRLMSGGREITVRGQGQLVVNTVDLLVDAVLDGHGLACIHLDQIQRFVDNGSLIQVLSQFTPDMPGYHLYYPNRRHHSSAFSLLVETLRYRT
- the mtfA gene encoding DgsA anti-repressor MtfA, encoding MIKWPWNNSQPQVQTLEHWQAAISIPLLAPLSDEEHQKLAALADQFLKQKRLIPLQELLLTDIMQRRIALLFSLPVLSLGIGALDGFHEVLVYPGPFIVEEEWQDDIGLVHTGKMVQSGQSWDQGPIVLNWQEVQDSFDLSGFNLIIHEVAHKLDIRSSGEATGVPLIPLRDIAVWEQHLHSAMDALQEEIDLVGEDAASMDPYAVHDPAECFAVLSEYFFSAPELLEERFPDLYRCFQKFYRQDPLARLKSWQNNINYRAPSIY